Proteins encoded together in one Anoxybacillus flavithermus window:
- a CDS encoding YjcZ family sporulation protein encodes MSGGHHHGGGFALIVVLFILLIIVGSAYIGGWGY; translated from the coding sequence ATGAGTGGAGGACATCATCACGGCGGTGGTTTCGCGTTAATTGTTGTATTGTTTATTTTGTTAATCATTGTTGGTAGTGCTTATATTGGTGGCTGGGGATATTAA
- a CDS encoding YjcZ family sporulation protein has protein sequence MYGYGYGYGYGYPGYGKTFVLIVVLFILLIIVGAAWC, from the coding sequence ATGTATGGATATGGCTATGGATATGGATATGGTTATCCAGGATACGGAAAAACATTTGTGCTCATCGTCGTACTTTTTATCTTGCTTATTATCGTCGGTGCAGCTTGGTGCTAA
- a CDS encoding MATE family efflux transporter, which yields MKETSTLKEKIKQFLHILLPVFLTQISLYMMNFFDVTMTGKYSAVDLAGVAIGSNIWVAIFTGIGGVLTGLTPIVSQAFGAKDHERISRTIEQAIYLAIVFACFVLTIIYFLVPILLENMYIESNVQIVAHQYLQALCIGIIPIFIYYVLRSFMDALGQTKVTMMLTLCSLPLNVLLNDIFIFGRWGIPAFGGVGAGYATSITYCCLLLCAFLLVRFRKPFSTYNILKKFHPISLSIWKQLILIGTPIGLAIFFETSIFSAVTLLMSQFGTTAIAAHQAALNFGSLLYMIPLSISLTLTIIVGFEVGASRSEHAKRYCIIGISSAVMMAIVASIVLLLFREPIAFLYTNDEHVLQWTKQFLLYVLFFQFSDAVAAPIQGALRGYKDVRFPFFIALVSYWFVGLPVGYIFAHYTTAGPFGYWIGLITGLASGAILLFVRLRQKWKHI from the coding sequence ATGAAAGAAACATCTACGTTAAAAGAAAAAATAAAACAGTTCTTACATATACTACTTCCTGTTTTTCTTACCCAAATCAGCCTATATATGATGAACTTTTTTGATGTGACAATGACAGGAAAATATAGCGCAGTTGATTTAGCAGGTGTAGCCATCGGCTCAAACATTTGGGTTGCTATATTTACAGGAATTGGCGGAGTATTGACAGGTCTAACCCCAATCGTTTCCCAAGCATTTGGGGCAAAAGATCATGAGCGTATTTCTCGAACAATCGAGCAGGCAATATACTTGGCGATCGTTTTTGCCTGCTTTGTGTTGACAATTATTTATTTTCTCGTCCCTATTTTATTGGAAAACATGTATATCGAGAGCAATGTTCAAATCGTTGCCCATCAATATTTACAAGCATTATGTATTGGCATTATCCCAATTTTTATTTATTACGTTCTCCGCTCCTTTATGGATGCCCTCGGTCAAACAAAGGTTACAATGATGTTAACGTTATGCTCACTCCCTTTAAACGTTTTACTAAACGATATATTCATTTTCGGACGATGGGGTATCCCCGCATTCGGGGGAGTCGGTGCAGGATATGCCACAAGCATCACGTATTGTTGCTTGTTACTATGTGCGTTTTTGCTCGTTCGCTTTCGTAAACCTTTTTCAACGTACAATATACTTAAGAAATTTCATCCGATCTCGTTATCCATTTGGAAGCAATTAATTTTGATCGGTACACCTATTGGACTAGCGATCTTTTTTGAAACGAGTATTTTTTCTGCTGTCACGTTGTTAATGAGTCAATTTGGAACAACGGCAATCGCCGCTCATCAAGCAGCATTAAATTTCGGTTCACTTTTATATATGATTCCACTAAGCATTTCGCTTACTTTAACAATTATTGTTGGTTTTGAAGTAGGTGCTAGTCGCTCAGAACATGCCAAACGTTATTGTATCATCGGCATTTCATCTGCTGTAATGATGGCTATTGTTGCCTCTATCGTTCTACTATTATTTCGTGAACCGATCGCTTTCCTATATACGAATGATGAACACGTTTTGCAATGGACGAAACAGTTTTTGTTATACGTTTTATTTTTCCAATTTTCTGATGCTGTTGCTGCCCCTATTCAAGGCGCATTACGTGGATACAAAGACGTTCGTTTCCCGTTTTTTATTGCGCTCGTATCGTATTGGTTCGTCGGTTTGCCTGTCGGATATATATTCGCTCATTATACAACTGCTGGACCGTTTGGATATTGGATCGGTCTTATTACCGGTTTAGCCTCAGGTGCCATATTGTTATTCGTACGGTTACGACAAAAATGGAAACATATATAA
- a CDS encoding alanine/glycine:cation symporter family protein produces the protein MQLLQTIVSFLNNILWSYVLIALLIIVGLYFTFRTKFVQFRYFGEMFRVITEGPEKTGAISSLQAFFMSTASRVGTGNLAGVALAISVGGPGAVFWMWLIALIGGASSFVESTLAQIYKIKDKNGYRGGPAYYIEQGLKKRWLGILFAVLITFSFGLVFNSVQANTITFAFEHAFQMDRIVIGILLTVLTAFIIFGGVHRVAKASSIIVPVMAGLYLLTAFYVVLTNIAELPSVFALILKNAFGVEQAVGGGFGAAIMMGIKRGLFSNEAGMGSAPNAAATAEVSHPVKQGLIQTLGVFVDTLVVCSATAFMILLSGDYMKEGLDGITLTQTALSTHIGEWAQGFVAVSVFLFAYSSIIGNYYYGETNIEFIRSSKVSLLIYRLAVLFMVIWGSVSSIQIVWDLADLFMAFMVVVNLISIFLLGRVAFAALQDYTTQRKQGKNPVFYARNIGMDNQVECWKEEQVEQKKEA, from the coding sequence ATGCAATTATTACAAACGATCGTATCATTTTTAAACAACATATTATGGTCGTACGTTTTGATTGCACTTTTAATTATCGTTGGGTTGTACTTTACGTTCCGCACAAAGTTTGTTCAATTTCGTTATTTCGGTGAAATGTTCCGTGTCATTACAGAAGGGCCAGAAAAAACAGGTGCGATTTCGTCGTTACAAGCGTTTTTTATGAGTACAGCGTCCCGCGTTGGAACAGGTAACTTAGCCGGTGTTGCGTTAGCGATTTCTGTCGGTGGACCTGGTGCGGTATTTTGGATGTGGTTAATTGCTCTAATTGGGGGGGCATCAAGTTTTGTGGAAAGCACACTTGCTCAAATTTATAAAATAAAAGATAAAAATGGTTATCGTGGAGGCCCAGCGTATTATATCGAGCAAGGGCTCAAGAAACGTTGGCTTGGTATATTGTTTGCTGTTTTAATTACGTTTTCATTTGGTCTTGTATTTAACTCTGTTCAGGCAAATACGATTACGTTTGCCTTTGAGCATGCATTTCAAATGGATCGGATCGTCATCGGTATTTTACTTACTGTTCTGACGGCATTTATCATTTTCGGTGGTGTGCATCGTGTTGCGAAAGCATCGTCGATCATCGTTCCCGTTATGGCCGGTTTATACTTATTGACTGCGTTTTATGTCGTGTTGACAAACATTGCTGAATTACCATCTGTATTTGCTTTGATCTTGAAAAATGCATTTGGCGTTGAACAAGCTGTAGGTGGAGGATTTGGTGCAGCAATTATGATGGGGATTAAACGAGGTTTATTCTCTAACGAAGCCGGTATGGGAAGCGCGCCGAACGCTGCGGCGACAGCAGAAGTTTCCCATCCTGTAAAGCAAGGTTTAATTCAAACATTAGGTGTATTTGTAGATACGTTAGTAGTTTGTAGCGCAACAGCGTTCATGATCTTATTATCAGGCGACTATATGAAGGAAGGGCTTGATGGAATCACGTTAACACAAACGGCATTGAGCACACACATTGGTGAGTGGGCACAAGGATTTGTGGCAGTCAGCGTATTTTTATTTGCATACAGTTCGATTATTGGAAACTATTATTACGGTGAAACAAATATTGAATTCATTCGTTCGAGCAAGGTATCATTATTGATCTATCGTTTAGCTGTATTATTCATGGTTATTTGGGGATCTGTATCGAGCATTCAAATCGTATGGGATTTAGCTGATTTATTCATGGCGTTTATGGTAGTTGTAAACTTAATTTCGATTTTCTTGCTCGGTCGTGTTGCTTTTGCTGCCTTACAAGACTATACAACGCAACGAAAACAAGGAAAAAATCCGGTATTTTACGCACGTAATATAGGTATGGACAATCAAGTAGAATGCTGGAAGGAGGAACAAGTGGAACAGAAAAAAGAAGCGTAA
- a CDS encoding two-component system sensor histidine kinase NtrB, whose product METHEQLKRKINDLEEEVKLYKRFIEHIPFPFSYVDHEIGKMLKKENDISTPIVERIKKNERQKPIIQWKMNLQKDYPFEQVEQFLAPIFDLVSHHIVFVDANGIITLCNLQAANDIGVNRDEIIGKHIRELLNIPDEQIMTLKTLRTKQPLYNCEVLDRYYGIINTRILYNEDGSIKRVISMFQSLNQMKEAEKLAIAGRIAAGIAHEIRNPLTTVRGYLQFLKEQLPEHIVTLIEQLLIPELDRANDIITDFLNVAKPNEMKIEWIGINEFIQNDLDLLLRSEALLHNVELSYDLDEKLQHRGVYIDKNQLMQVFINLLRNAIEAKTEKSLNVHIQTTLHNDLVQIYVRDNGPGIPPTIIHHIFDPFFSTKQTGTGLGLSLSRKIIELHKGSMRVQSEFGRGTCFIIELPVYVKK is encoded by the coding sequence ATGGAAACTCATGAGCAATTAAAACGAAAAATAAACGATCTTGAAGAAGAAGTGAAATTATATAAACGTTTTATCGAACACATTCCTTTCCCATTTTCGTACGTCGATCACGAAATAGGAAAGATGTTGAAAAAGGAAAATGATATATCTACTCCGATCGTCGAAAGAATAAAAAAAAATGAGCGACAAAAACCAATAATACAATGGAAAATGAATTTACAAAAAGATTATCCATTTGAACAAGTTGAACAATTTTTAGCGCCTATTTTTGATCTTGTTTCCCATCATATCGTTTTTGTTGATGCGAACGGAATCATTACATTATGTAACTTACAGGCAGCGAACGACATTGGCGTCAATCGGGATGAAATCATTGGAAAACATATTCGGGAGTTGTTAAACATTCCTGACGAACAGATTATGACGCTAAAAACACTGCGGACAAAACAACCGCTTTACAATTGTGAAGTGCTTGATCGGTACTATGGCATTATTAATACACGTATTTTATACAATGAAGATGGATCAATTAAACGCGTCATTAGCATGTTTCAATCGCTTAATCAAATGAAAGAAGCTGAAAAATTAGCGATCGCTGGGCGAATTGCTGCCGGGATTGCGCATGAAATTCGAAATCCGTTAACTACCGTAAGAGGATATTTACAGTTTTTGAAAGAGCAACTACCTGAACATATTGTCACACTCATCGAACAACTGTTAATTCCCGAACTCGATCGAGCAAACGATATTATTACAGACTTTTTAAACGTTGCAAAACCAAACGAAATGAAAATAGAGTGGATTGGCATAAACGAATTTATTCAAAACGATTTAGATCTTTTATTACGAAGCGAAGCCCTTCTTCACAATGTAGAGCTTTCATACGATCTAGATGAAAAACTACAACATCGTGGTGTTTATATTGACAAAAATCAACTGATGCAGGTGTTTATTAACTTATTGCGCAATGCGATTGAAGCAAAAACAGAAAAGTCATTGAATGTACACATTCAAACAACTCTGCACAATGACCTTGTTCAAATTTACGTCCGCGACAATGGACCTGGCATCCCTCCTACAATTATTCATCACATCTTTGATCCGTTTTTTTCGACGAAACAAACGGGAACAGGTCTCGGTCTATCTTTGTCGCGAAAAATTATTGAACTTCATAAAGGTTCAATGCGTGTGCAAAGCGAATTCGGACGTGGTACATGTTTTATTATCGAACTGCCCGTTTATGTAAAAAAATGA
- a CDS encoding YuzF family protein, protein MTPQFMAFIDPYVYQTLQTIKGREVVIETVRGNMQGIIQDVKPDHIVLKSSDTLFFVRIQQIIWIMPK, encoded by the coding sequence ATGACACCGCAATTTATGGCTTTCATCGACCCTTATGTTTATCAAACGTTACAAACGATTAAAGGAAGGGAAGTAGTAATCGAAACGGTACGTGGAAATATGCAAGGCATAATTCAAGATGTAAAACCAGATCACATTGTATTAAAAAGTAGCGATACCCTCTTTTTTGTTCGCATTCAGCAAATCATTTGGATTATGCCAAAATAA
- a CDS encoding manganese catalase family protein, producing the protein MFTRVNKLQIELPKSTYADANAAAAVQELLGGRFGEMSTLNNYLFQSFNFREKKKLKPFYDLVASITAEELGHVELVTTAINLCLTGTTFEGDPDVTPMQSGVDKRNTYHFIATAQTALPGDSMGKSWSGDYVFNSGNLVLDLLHNFFLECGARTHKMRVYEMTDHPVAREMIGYLLVRGGVHIIAYAKALQIVTGVDVTKMLPIPNLSNDKFDVARKYEQQGWHRKLYTFSEHDYQDVKQIWKGTHPLDGGQLEVIQGTPAGAPIPDLESVEETFAPGISYEDFLEIARRLQQSAGL; encoded by the coding sequence ATGTTTACAAGAGTGAACAAACTGCAGATTGAATTGCCGAAATCTACGTACGCGGATGCAAATGCTGCCGCAGCAGTACAAGAGTTGCTCGGCGGAAGATTCGGGGAAATGTCAACGTTAAATAATTATTTGTTTCAGTCGTTCAACTTTCGTGAAAAGAAAAAATTAAAACCTTTTTATGATTTAGTTGCAAGTATTACAGCAGAGGAATTAGGTCATGTCGAACTCGTTACAACGGCGATTAATCTATGTTTGACGGGAACAACGTTTGAAGGGGATCCGGATGTTACTCCGATGCAAAGCGGGGTAGATAAACGAAATACGTACCATTTTATCGCGACAGCACAAACTGCTTTACCAGGGGATTCAATGGGAAAATCGTGGTCAGGGGATTACGTCTTCAACAGCGGGAACTTAGTTTTAGATTTGCTGCACAATTTTTTCTTAGAATGTGGTGCCCGTACACATAAAATGAGAGTATATGAGATGACCGATCATCCTGTCGCAAGAGAAATGATTGGTTATTTACTTGTGCGTGGAGGAGTGCACATTATCGCTTATGCGAAAGCACTTCAAATTGTCACAGGTGTTGATGTGACAAAAATGTTACCAATCCCTAACTTAAGCAATGATAAATTTGATGTAGCACGTAAATACGAACAGCAAGGATGGCATCGGAAGTTGTACACATTTAGTGAACATGATTATCAAGACGTAAAGCAAATTTGGAAAGGAACGCATCCGCTTGATGGGGGACAGCTCGAAGTGATTCAAGGAACACCAGCGGGAGCGCCGATCCCCGATTTGGAATCAGTCGAGGAAACATTTGCCCCAGGAATTTCATACGAGGATTTTCTCGAAATTGCAAGACGTCTTCAACAATCAGCGGGGTTGTGA
- the ilvA gene encoding threonine ammonia-lyase, translating into MITLQHIYEAQQRMKSVVHKTPLEFSQTFSRLSNNRVYMKLENLQKTGSFKVRGSYNKIISLSKEEKRRGVIAASAGNHAQGVAYSSSMIGIPCTIVMPKGAPLSKIQATQSYGANVILHGDVFDESLEYARKLQQETGATFVHPFDDPTVIAGQGTIGLELFDQLDHIDAVVCPVGGGGLLAGLAIAMKQKKPTIRIYGVESAACASTTAAKQYNQPVMITPSNTIADGIAVKRIGDLTFSYIQKYVDDIVCVEETDISRTMLYLLERNKLLVEGSAACSLAALLYKKIPLEGKNIVAILSGGNVDVTLISRIIERGLVESGRFVTFSTVISDKPGQLNKLLRIISDLEANVMSIDHQRMGTNVLPGQAEIRFSLETKNREHIDQIQHVLIESGYTIHRLD; encoded by the coding sequence TTGATCACGCTACAACACATATACGAAGCGCAACAACGAATGAAATCAGTTGTTCACAAAACTCCTCTTGAATTTTCACAAACGTTTAGTCGACTATCAAATAATCGAGTGTACATGAAATTAGAAAACTTACAGAAAACAGGTTCATTTAAAGTTCGAGGATCGTACAATAAAATCATTTCATTGAGCAAAGAAGAGAAAAGGCGTGGGGTAATTGCAGCTTCAGCGGGAAATCATGCACAAGGGGTAGCTTATTCTAGCAGCATGATCGGAATACCATGTACCATTGTCATGCCGAAGGGGGCGCCATTAAGTAAAATTCAAGCGACACAAAGTTATGGCGCAAACGTTATTCTACACGGTGATGTATTTGACGAATCGTTAGAATATGCCCGAAAGCTTCAGCAAGAAACAGGTGCAACATTCGTTCATCCGTTTGATGACCCAACCGTTATTGCTGGACAAGGTACAATTGGTTTAGAATTATTTGACCAGCTTGACCATATTGATGCAGTCGTTTGCCCTGTTGGTGGTGGTGGGTTACTTGCAGGATTAGCTATTGCTATGAAACAAAAAAAGCCTACTATCCGCATATATGGCGTTGAATCTGCTGCTTGCGCAAGCACCACAGCGGCTAAACAATATAATCAACCCGTTATGATTACTCCATCAAATACAATTGCAGACGGGATCGCTGTTAAACGAATTGGAGATTTAACGTTCTCATACATACAAAAATATGTGGATGATATTGTTTGTGTGGAAGAAACAGATATTTCACGAACAATGCTATATTTACTCGAGCGAAATAAATTGCTCGTTGAAGGATCAGCGGCTTGTTCATTAGCTGCTTTATTGTACAAAAAAATTCCGCTTGAAGGAAAAAACATTGTAGCCATTTTAAGCGGGGGGAATGTCGATGTAACGCTCATTTCACGCATTATCGAACGGGGACTTGTTGAATCTGGACGCTTTGTTACATTTTCAACAGTCATTTCAGACAAACCGGGACAACTAAATAAATTGTTGCGCATTATCTCCGATTTAGAAGCTAATGTCATGTCCATTGATCATCAACGAATGGGAACAAACGTTCTCCCAGGACAAGCCGAAATACGTTTTTCCCTTGAAACAAAAAATAGGGAGCATATTGATCAAATTCAACATGTGTTAATCGAATCTGGTTACACCATTCATCGTCTTGATTAA
- a CDS encoding DUF6501 family protein: MIHLSWHERPTIKTVVCNHTNAEKYIVHNVLTPGKEYEVKNETDDFYFIVDNRGKVGGYYKHYFTEKAV, translated from the coding sequence ATGATTCATTTGAGCTGGCATGAACGTCCAACAATAAAAACAGTTGTATGTAATCATACGAACGCGGAAAAGTACATTGTTCACAATGTATTAACTCCAGGTAAAGAATATGAAGTAAAAAACGAAACAGACGATTTTTATTTCATTGTTGATAACCGTGGAAAAGTTGGCGGATACTATAAGCACTATTTTACAGAAAAAGCGGTATAG
- a CDS encoding nitrous oxide reductase accessory protein NosL → MKKWMILLVVLFIFALTGCNNNQAGDNQEETKQVEQNREVEKTVQEDVFMKAAMAEPDENTVCVFCNMKVYPKEHELGKFTAKSATENGDVLFFDDIGCLFNYERDHSEAAKKYVRDYNTLEWIELQNATVVKADIKTPMNYGYAFFAKKEDADKFVSEQPGAMIVSWEAVDKVAHERYMKKKQMMQNKEDGQGHGHNDNMQQDSHQNGHSHK, encoded by the coding sequence ATGAAAAAATGGATGATTTTATTGGTAGTGCTCTTTATTTTCGCATTGACAGGATGCAACAACAATCAAGCAGGAGATAATCAAGAAGAGACGAAACAAGTTGAGCAAAACAGAGAAGTAGAAAAGACCGTGCAAGAAGACGTGTTTATGAAAGCTGCGATGGCGGAACCAGACGAAAATACAGTGTGTGTATTTTGCAACATGAAAGTATATCCAAAAGAACATGAGCTCGGTAAATTTACAGCCAAATCAGCAACTGAAAACGGTGACGTCTTGTTTTTTGATGATATCGGATGTTTATTCAACTATGAAAGAGACCACAGCGAAGCTGCAAAAAAATATGTACGCGACTACAATACGTTAGAATGGATTGAATTACAAAATGCGACAGTTGTGAAAGCTGATATTAAAACACCAATGAACTATGGATATGCGTTTTTTGCCAAAAAAGAAGATGCTGACAAGTTTGTAAGTGAACAACCGGGCGCGATGATCGTATCATGGGAAGCTGTTGATAAGGTCGCCCACGAACGTTATATGAAAAAGAAACAGATGATGCAAAACAAGGAAGATGGACAAGGTCATGGTCATAACGACAATATGCAACAAGATAGTCATCAAAATGGACATAGCCATAAATAA
- a CDS encoding GntR family transcriptional regulator, translating to MFDLDLRSRKPIYEQLIEKMKEMIIHGVLKPNEQLPSVRLLAKQLTINPNTIQKAYRELEREGYIYSIPGKGSFVANKKEAVYSEKVKQLEENMLKLCQEAFYIGLKKEQIFSIVERAERAIRGGEEHDSN from the coding sequence ATGTTTGATCTGGATTTACGAAGTCGAAAACCAATTTACGAGCAGCTTATCGAGAAAATGAAAGAAATGATTATTCATGGTGTGCTGAAACCGAACGAGCAACTACCATCTGTTCGCTTGCTAGCTAAACAGTTAACGATTAACCCAAATACAATTCAAAAGGCGTATCGAGAATTAGAAAGAGAAGGGTATATTTACTCTATTCCAGGGAAAGGAAGTTTTGTTGCTAATAAAAAAGAGGCTGTTTACAGTGAAAAAGTCAAGCAACTAGAAGAAAATATGTTGAAACTATGTCAGGAAGCATTCTATATCGGATTAAAAAAAGAACAAATTTTTTCAATTGTTGAACGCGCAGAACGTGCGATACGAGGAGGAGAGGAACATGATTCAAATTAA
- a CDS encoding ABC transporter ATP-binding protein, producing MIQINHVSKRFGELEAIKDVTFSVPKGSIYGLLGSNGAGKTTLMKMIAGIYKQDGGSITVDGEPIFENIKQKERLIFLPDALYFFPHTTIRQMADFYRHIYPKWNGKRFREMKELFPIDINQKIQRMSKGMQRQVAFWLTFSAMPDVLVLDEPLDGLDAVMRQKVKNILFQDVADREMTVIISSHNLFEVEDLCDRIGILHNGSLIIEKELDNLKTNIHKVQVAFHGQPPSTFLQHLDVVYQERRGSVLLCIIRGEEEQISAHIHKYEPILFDLLPLTLEEIFIYELGERGYAIENILV from the coding sequence ATGATTCAAATTAATCATGTAAGCAAGCGGTTTGGGGAGTTAGAGGCGATCAAAGATGTGACATTTTCCGTCCCAAAAGGATCAATATATGGGTTACTCGGATCAAATGGTGCTGGAAAAACAACACTAATGAAAATGATAGCAGGTATTTATAAACAAGACGGAGGGTCAATCACCGTTGATGGTGAACCGATTTTTGAAAACATCAAACAGAAAGAACGGCTCATTTTTTTACCTGATGCACTTTATTTTTTTCCGCATACAACAATCCGACAAATGGCCGATTTTTATCGTCATATATATCCAAAATGGAACGGAAAACGTTTTCGCGAAATGAAAGAGCTATTTCCTATTGACATAAACCAAAAAATACAACGTATGTCCAAAGGGATGCAGCGCCAAGTCGCCTTTTGGTTAACATTTTCAGCGATGCCTGATGTACTCGTTTTAGACGAGCCGCTCGACGGACTAGATGCTGTCATGAGGCAAAAAGTGAAAAACATTTTATTTCAAGACGTAGCAGATAGAGAAATGACCGTCATTATTTCTTCGCATAACTTATTTGAAGTAGAAGATTTGTGTGACCGTATCGGCATTTTGCATAATGGCTCACTCATTATCGAAAAAGAATTAGACAATTTGAAAACAAACATCCATAAAGTGCAAGTGGCGTTTCACGGTCAACCTCCTTCTACTTTCCTTCAACATTTGGATGTTGTTTATCAAGAACGTCGCGGTAGCGTCCTTCTTTGTATCATTCGTGGAGAAGAGGAACAAATCAGCGCGCATATTCACAAGTATGAGCCCATTTTATTTGATTTATTGCCGCTAACGTTAGAAGAAATTTTTATTTATGAACTGGGGGAAAGAGGATATGCCATTGAAAACATTCTTGTTTAA